The genomic region TTACCCAGAACCCTTGGGCAAAATACTGCTCTGGATGATGGGGGTTTCCCAATAGTTACAAGTTTACCTCTTTGGTCAacaaaacaagaatttatttaagTCTCTATTTCCTCCAGGCACTGGGTTgggctctggggacacaaagagaaaatgaaatagttcttacccttagggagcttacattctatttggggaaaGCAAtatataagtaaaaacaaaatatatccaaAGTAAACATAATTATTCCCTGCATTCTTAAGAAGACACTGAACACAGTTTAACATTTTTTCCCAATGATAAAGGGTATCGTTATGGAAGCcaatttgttgttgagtcatttcaatcatgtctgactctttgtgaccccatttggggttttcttggcagagatactagagtggtttgccatttccttctccagctcatttttatagttaaggaaactgaggcaaacagagttaagtgacttgcccagggcacacagctagcaagtgtctgaggccagatctgaactcaggaagaggagtcttcttgactccaggttgggcactcaatccactgcaccacatgcCTGCCCCTATTTTTTCTAAAAGCATTCAAAAAAATATTcgttcaaaattaaaaataaataaaagttggtTGAGAGGCTGAGCCACATCATGATTCCTTCCTGTACTCCTTTTGTCCTTACAGTGCAGTTGGGGATTTCCAGGTTGATGACAAGAGCAAGGCGCTGTTGAAATACACAGGAGAAGTCACCTGGATGCCTCCCGCCATCTTTAAGAGTTCATGCAAAATAGATGTGACTTACTTCCCATTTGACTACCAAAACTGCACCATGAAGTTTGGCTCCTGGTCCTATGATAAAGCTAAAATCGACTTGGTCCTGATTGGCTCCTCTATGAACCTCAAAGACTACTGGGAAAGTGGCGAGTGGGCCATTATCAACGCCCCTGGGTACAAACATGACATCAAGTACAACTGCTGTGAAGAGATTTATCCTGACATCACTTACTCTCTCTACATTAGGCGCCTGCCTTTGTTTTATACCATCAACATGATCATTCCCTGCCTGCTGATTTCTTTTCTGACAGTTCTGGTGTTCTATCTGCCTTCTGACTGTGGGGAGAAAGTGACCCTCTGCACCTCGGTCCTCCTGTCCTTGACCGTGTTCCTCTTGGTGATCACTGAAACCATCCCTTCCACGTCTCTGGTCATCCCCCTGATCGGAGAGTACCTTCTGTTCACCATGATTTTTGTTACCCTCTCTATTGTCATCACTGTCTTTGTTCTCAATGTGCACTACCGCACGCCCAAGACTCATACGATGCCCCAATGGGTGAAGACCATATTCCTGAACTGGCTGCCCAAAATCATGTTCATGGCCAGACCCGCGAGCAGCGAGGAGGCTTGCCAGAAGTCCAGGCCGTTCTCCAGTGCCGAGCTCTCCAACCTCAACTGCTTCAGGGGCACAGAGGCAAAGTGCTGCAAGGGAGGCTCCACTTGCCAAGATGGGACGTGTGGCGTCTGCCGCCACCAAAGGGTCAAGCTCTCCAACCTGAGCTCCAACCTCCCAAGGAGTTCCAGCTCAGAATCTGTGGATGCCATGCTCTCCTTCTCGGTTCTGTCCCCAGAAATGAAAGATGCGATTGAGAGCGTCAAATACATTGCTGAAAATATGAAGGCACAGAATGAGGCCAAGGAGGTAAGAGTGGCATTTGAGGCTTCTTTCCCATCGGCAAGATCTGTTAGCATTTTGTAGAGTGTAAGCACCATGAGGGCAGGGGATACTCTTATATAAACTTTCACTGctctcccctgccctgccccaccccggCTCTGAGAACATGCTATACATACATGTTAGGCATTtaatgtgtgaatgaatgaatgaatgaaaaaaacatttatcaagtgcttattgTATACCAAGtagtgctaagtactgaggagacaaacagaaaaagaagatggctCCTGATCTcaacaagctcactttaattggGGAAAACATCACAGGCAGGTGAACTGAGCCTCAGGGTAGATGGCAAGGCCCAAGAGTCCTAAGGATGCATCaagaaggaaaggtctgtcaccACTGGGAAGAGGGAGGACTGGTGTTGATAAAGCACTTTGAAGTAGTAAGAGGTACAAAAtcctttacaaacatcatctcgtTTGACCCTcgcaacagccctgtgagggaagtgctatcatgtccattttacagattaggaggcGGAGGCTCAGAACAGTAAAGCAATTTGCCTAGGGACACTCAGATGATAAGTGATGGAGGTGGGATAGAACCCAGGACCACTGTTCTAGACCATGCTGTCCAAGGACAAAAACTATGACAATAACACTCCAACATCAAGGAGAAGGCAGAATAACTCAGCTTTTATTTTGATTGTCTTTGCTAAACCAGGGAGAATGGTCTTCCTGCTGGGAAGACAAAGCAATGATGTTTAACAGGGAATTGAAACCTCAGATAAATAAGGATGTGGGAAGGCAGATAAATGACCTGGTCCACAAAGTTGTTGATGcatattatttcatgtgatcctcacaacactgggaAGTAACCCCACCTTCCCACTCAAGAGAATATGCAACACACCACTCAGAATTCTCATTCTGTGGGTTATCACAATCATAGATAGAAGCCATCAGAAAGATGAGATGGTGAGATTCTGAGCTGGTCTCTGATAAAATCCAATTGTGAATCAGTTGTTCCTTCTCCTACAAGGAGGGTTAGATTTATTTGAACCCCCTATAAGGTATTTATTACGTGCGTGATCTTGGGGAAAAATCAGCTCGTCT from Trichosurus vulpecula isolate mTriVul1 chromosome 8, mTriVul1.pri, whole genome shotgun sequence harbors:
- the CHRNA3 gene encoding neuronal acetylcholine receptor subunit alpha-3; this encodes MDTGGAGLGCLLAGLAFLLTGAGGSDAEHRLFDRLFEGYNEIIRPVANVSDPVIIHFEVSMSQLVKVDEVNQIMETNLWLKHIWNDYKLKWNPADYDGAEFMRVPSQKIWKPDIVLYNNAVGDFQVDDKSKALLKYTGEVTWMPPAIFKSSCKIDVTYFPFDYQNCTMKFGSWSYDKAKIDLVLIGSSMNLKDYWESGEWAIINAPGYKHDIKYNCCEEIYPDITYSLYIRRLPLFYTINMIIPCLLISFLTVLVFYLPSDCGEKVTLCTSVLLSLTVFLLVITETIPSTSLVIPLIGEYLLFTMIFVTLSIVITVFVLNVHYRTPKTHTMPQWVKTIFLNWLPKIMFMARPASSEEACQKSRPFSSAELSNLNCFRGTEAKCCKGGSTCQDGTCGVCRHQRVKLSNLSSNLPRSSSSESVDAMLSFSVLSPEMKDAIESVKYIAENMKAQNEAKEIQDDWKYVAMVIDRIFLWVFILVCILGTAGLFLQPLMTGDEV